The Akkermansia muciniphila genome includes the window TCAGGTTCCTGACGCGCACCCGGTCCGTCTGGATGCCGCACCAGCCGAAGGCGTGCTGGGGAATGGAAATGCGCAGATTGTAGAAGTTGATGTCCGGTGAAAGATTCCCCACGACCAGGACGGTGGCCTTCGCGTGGGCATCATGGCGGAGCATGGCATACACCCAGTGCCCGGAGGTATCCTCCGCAGGTTCCCTGCCGAACGTGGTATTTTTCATATTGGCCCAGTTCAGGCCGTAAAAGTCACCCCGGTCCAGCGCCGGATGCTGGATCAGGGGAAGCAGGAGACGATGGAAGTCCCTCAGTTCCGCGGAATCCTGCGGCAGCAGGGAGGCGTCAAACTGCCCGTCCGCCACCCATGGCTGGAGCTGCGGCAGGCAGGTATAGTCAAAAATGCTGGTGCGCCCGTCATGGCCGCCGTAACCGCCGGGGCTTTCCGCCCGTTCCCCCACCTCCTGCCCGTTGTACACCAGCACGGGGCCGCGGCCCGACATGTAAACCAGCGTCATGATGGCCGGCATGACGGTACGCCCCACGCCGCCCCAGGAGAGCGGGGAGCAGACGCGCGTTTCATCATGGTTTTCCACGTAGCGCACGCCGCTGTCCATGTACTTGGGATCACTCCGGAAAAGGCGGTCAAAGTCGTTGGCCCAGTTCTTCTCCGTGTACACATGGAGCGCCAGGCGGTAGCAGGCGGAATCGTAAACGGCGTTAAAGCCGGATTCCAGCAGCGCGGCGCAGGGATCCCCGGGGGTGGTCTTCATGTGGTCGTTGTACGCCTCCGCCATGAAAAACACGTCAGGCAGGCGCACGCGGGACCGGGAAATAGCCCATTTCCAGAAGGCCATGGGAATCATGTGGGCCATGTCGCACCGGAACCCGCCGATGCCCAGTCCCTGCCAGAAGGAAAGGATGTCGTCCATGATGCGCCAGGTCTTGGGGACGCGCTGCTTGGGACTGGTCCAGTCCGGCAGCAGGCGCAGGGCCGGCAATCCGGCCAGGAAGTTATAGCCGTAGTTCAGCTTGACCGTCTCATACCAGTCATACTTGGTGGGGTTCCATGTCACGGCATTGTTCCCCGTCACCCGTCCGAAGGTCATTTCCCCCTCGAACAGGCCGTCCGGCAGATGCAGGGGCGGACCGTCCCCGGGACTGTTGGAGGTCAGGTAAAAATACCCCTGCTCCGGAGAGAAAAACGTATGGTGGTCATCCCCTTCCCCAAAATCGTCATGCCCGTCCCAGTCCGCCAGGTACGCGCGGGAAACATGATTGGGGATAAAGTCAATCAGCGGCACCAGCCCCACCGTGCGGCAGCGTTTCACCAAGGCCTTGAATTCCTCCATCCTCTTCTGCGGCACGGAGGCCAGGTCCGGGTCCACGTCAAAGTAATCCAGCACCGCATAGGGACTGCCGGCAAGCCCCTTCACGATGGACTCCGGCTGGGCGTCCAGCTTGGGATAGGCCGTCTGCGTGGCATGCCGCAGCACACCGGTCAGCCAGACATGGGTAAAACCCATCCGGGCTATTTCCCTCAGGGCCTTGTCCGTCACGCCGTTAAAAGTGCCGCATCCGTTCGTTTCCCGGCTCCCCCAGTCCACTCCATGGGTTTCCATGTTGGAAAAATGGCGGACAAACAATTGATAAATGACCGGGCGCATGAGCTGAAAGGATGAGGTCTTGCGGCCTATAATGCTAACTTTTCCAGGTACTCTGCAAGTGTATTCTGTTCCACCGGGGCAATTTGCCCCAGAAGCAGAAGAGCCTCCTTCCGCGTCCGGAGCGTTCCCTCCAGCTGAAGTTCCTGCAACCGGGACAGCCAGTTTTTGAAATCCGGCCCCGGGGACAGGCCCAGGTTCACCAGGTCACGGCCTGTCACCAGCGGAGGGGGCACCAGGGGAGCGTCCCGGTAGGAATCCATGGAGTCCCTGACAAATTGCCAGTTGTCCATCAATCCGTTGGAGGAAAGACAATCCAGGCGGTGAAGCTCCAGTTCATCCCGGAAACGGGGGGAGCTCATGAACATCCGCAAGGTGGATTTCTTCATTTGCTGCACATTCATGAAGCGCATGTGGCGCTCCACCATGGCGCTCACCGCATCCACTACGGCATTGGAATACTTCAGCCTTCTTAAAATCTCCCGTGCCATGGCAGCTCCCGCCTTATC containing:
- a CDS encoding alpha-amylase family glycosyl hydrolase yields the protein MRPVIYQLFVRHFSNMETHGVDWGSRETNGCGTFNGVTDKALREIARMGFTHVWLTGVLRHATQTAYPKLDAQPESIVKGLAGSPYAVLDYFDVDPDLASVPQKRMEEFKALVKRCRTVGLVPLIDFIPNHVSRAYLADWDGHDDFGEGDDHHTFFSPEQGYFYLTSNSPGDGPPLHLPDGLFEGEMTFGRVTGNNAVTWNPTKYDWYETVKLNYGYNFLAGLPALRLLPDWTSPKQRVPKTWRIMDDILSFWQGLGIGGFRCDMAHMIPMAFWKWAISRSRVRLPDVFFMAEAYNDHMKTTPGDPCAALLESGFNAVYDSACYRLALHVYTEKNWANDFDRLFRSDPKYMDSGVRYVENHDETRVCSPLSWGGVGRTVMPAIMTLVYMSGRGPVLVYNGQEVGERAESPGGYGGHDGRTSIFDYTCLPQLQPWVADGQFDASLLPQDSAELRDFHRLLLPLIQHPALDRGDFYGLNWANMKNTTFGREPAEDTSGHWVYAMLRHDAHAKATVLVVGNLSPDINFYNLRISIPQHAFGWCGIQTDRVRVRNLMDGQAQEKEFDRKELMDRGLPHPLKPGHVGVLELSPV